Below is a genomic region from Ancylomarina subtilis.
AACGGTTTTGAATTCAAACTAGCCAACCTGATATTTGGCAAACACAAGGGACTTCTGGAAGCCATCAAGAATCGTTACAAAGTTTACAATCAATCTATCGATTTCATGAAAAATCCGCCTGAGGGCGTCGAAATAATAGAAATATGTCCTCCGGAACATTTCAAGACCACCCGATTCACTCAAGACTACGAAACCCTTATTACAGATTATGAAATCGGTAAAAAGATGGGCAAAGTTGCCATTGAAAAATTCAACCAGATCTAATTCAATGAAGACTTCAATCCAATAAGAAACCTTTAGATATAAAAAAAGCCTTCCAAATGGAAGGCTTTTTTCAATATTCTTAAAAGCTGATTAGAATCTTCTTTCTTTAATTCTAGCTTTTTTACCAGTAAGAGCACGTAAGTAGAAAATTCTAGCTCTACGAACACGACCTCTTTTGTTCACTTCAATCTTATCGATGAATGGAGAACTCATTGGAATAATTCTTTCAACTCCAACGTTACCAGACATTTTACGAATAGTAAAAGTTTTGGTTGTACCAGTACCTTTAATTTGGATAACTACACCTCTAAAGATTTGAATTCTTTCTTTGTTACCCTCTTTAATTTTGTAAGAAACACTAATAGTGTCACCTGCTCCGAAAGCAGGAATCTCAACGCCTGTAGCAAATGCTTGCTCAGCAACTTTAATTAAATCCAT
It encodes:
- the rplS gene encoding 50S ribosomal protein L19; this encodes MDLIKVAEQAFATGVEIPAFGAGDTISVSYKIKEGNKERIQIFRGVVIQIKGTGTTKTFTIRKMSGNVGVERIIPMSSPFIDKIEVNKRGRVRRARIFYLRALTGKKARIKERRF